In one Magnetospirillum sp. genomic region, the following are encoded:
- a CDS encoding ABC transporter ATP-binding protein has protein sequence MIAADNAAAIARPAGPSARPVVAVRGVAKLFSNGTLALQNVNLDIGRRQFMSLLGPSGCGKSTLLRMIAGLGSASAGTIDWPEADHDAHGAALPRLSFVFQEPTLMPWATAIKNVMLPLKLAGVPKEERRARASEALAMVGLGAFENAYPRELSGGMKMRVSIARGMVTKPDVLLMDEPFAALDEITRFKLNNDLLELWHASNFTVVFVTHSVFESVYLSQRIVVMAARPGRIIADLDTTAPYPRTPDYRTSPLYNDHCRRASQALEVAMGHALGAH, from the coding sequence TTGATCGCTGCCGACAACGCGGCCGCAATCGCGCGACCGGCCGGGCCCTCCGCCCGGCCGGTCGTTGCCGTTCGCGGCGTTGCCAAGCTGTTTTCCAACGGCACCTTGGCACTCCAAAACGTCAATCTCGATATCGGGCGTCGCCAATTCATGTCGCTTCTGGGTCCGTCGGGCTGCGGCAAATCGACCTTGCTGCGCATGATCGCAGGGCTCGGCTCGGCTTCGGCCGGCACCATCGACTGGCCCGAGGCCGACCACGACGCGCATGGCGCAGCCTTGCCACGCCTTTCCTTCGTGTTCCAGGAACCCACGCTGATGCCGTGGGCGACCGCCATCAAAAACGTGATGCTGCCTTTGAAGCTCGCAGGCGTTCCCAAAGAGGAGCGCCGCGCGCGCGCGTCCGAAGCGCTCGCCATGGTGGGTTTGGGCGCTTTCGAAAACGCCTACCCGCGCGAACTTTCGGGCGGCATGAAGATGCGCGTGTCTATCGCGCGCGGCATGGTGACCAAGCCCGACGTGCTGCTGATGGACGAGCCGTTTGCGGCACTCGACGAAATCACGCGCTTCAAGCTCAACAACGATTTGCTCGAATTGTGGCACGCGTCCAATTTCACGGTCGTGTTCGTGACACACTCGGTGTTCGAGAGCGTTTATCTCTCGCAGCGCATCGTCGTGATGGCCGCGCGCCCCGGGCGCATCATCGCCGATCTCGACACGACCGCCCCCTATCCACGCACGCCCGACTATCGCACCTCGCCGCTCTACAACGACCATTGCCGCCGCGCCTCGCAAGCACTCGAAGTCGCGATGGGTCACGCCCTGGGAGCGCATTGA
- a CDS encoding cytosine deaminase, whose product MRTGFFVPPAAARYALRHVRVPAALVSGVVAPQTADGHLELDIAIADGRVAGLAPAGSMDAGSGPDLRQASVWPTFADLHTHLDKGHIWPRSPNPDGSFAGAFAAVGNDRKKNWLAADIEPRFEFALRCAYAHGVSAIRTHLDSFSPQAEISWPVFAKLRDRWAGRITLQASSIVAMDPIATDDGPRLADLVAKTGGQLGVVTRLTGQDHVGVPANFDDYMQRVFELAEERGLDLDLHVDETGDPTARTLIRIARMAAKRGFKRPILVGHCCSLSVQPDEAVEETLKLCADARIDMVSLPMCNMYLQGRTPARTPRWRGVTVLHEARAAGLRVAVAGDNVRDPFYAYGDHDMLETFVQSVRIAQLDHPLGDWVKAVTTTPADIMKLPETGRIAAGLPADLVVLPARSFSELLSRQQHDRVVIRNGRAIDTSLPDYRELDAVVGA is encoded by the coding sequence ATGCGAACTGGATTCTTCGTCCCGCCTGCGGCAGCACGCTATGCGCTGCGCCATGTGCGCGTTCCTGCCGCTCTGGTCTCGGGCGTTGTGGCGCCGCAAACCGCCGACGGCCATCTCGAACTCGACATCGCGATCGCCGACGGGCGCGTGGCAGGCCTTGCACCGGCCGGCAGCATGGATGCGGGGTCCGGCCCAGATCTGCGCCAGGCGAGCGTGTGGCCGACCTTCGCCGATCTGCACACGCATCTCGACAAGGGCCATATCTGGCCGCGCTCGCCCAATCCGGACGGCTCGTTTGCCGGCGCTTTTGCCGCCGTTGGCAACGACCGCAAGAAAAACTGGCTGGCCGCCGACATCGAGCCGCGCTTCGAATTTGCGCTGCGCTGCGCGTATGCGCACGGCGTGTCGGCGATCCGCACGCATCTCGACAGTTTCTCGCCGCAAGCCGAAATCTCGTGGCCGGTGTTCGCCAAGCTGCGCGACCGCTGGGCCGGGCGCATCACGCTGCAAGCCTCCTCGATTGTGGCGATGGATCCGATCGCGACCGACGACGGGCCGCGCCTCGCCGACCTCGTCGCCAAAACCGGCGGGCAGCTCGGCGTGGTCACGCGCCTCACAGGCCAGGATCACGTGGGCGTTCCCGCCAATTTCGACGACTACATGCAACGCGTGTTCGAGCTTGCCGAAGAGCGCGGCCTCGATCTCGACCTGCATGTCGACGAGACGGGCGATCCGACCGCGCGCACTTTGATCCGCATCGCGCGCATGGCCGCCAAGCGCGGCTTCAAGCGCCCGATCCTGGTCGGCCATTGCTGCTCGCTGTCGGTGCAGCCCGACGAAGCGGTCGAAGAAACGCTGAAGCTGTGTGCGGACGCGCGCATCGACATGGTGAGCCTGCCGATGTGCAACATGTATCTGCAAGGGCGCACCCCGGCGCGCACGCCGCGCTGGCGCGGCGTGACCGTGCTGCACGAGGCGCGTGCGGCGGGCCTGCGCGTGGCCGTGGCCGGCGACAATGTGCGCGATCCTTTCTACGCCTACGGCGACCACGACATGCTCGAGACCTTCGTGCAGTCGGTGCGCATCGCCCAGCTCGACCATCCGCTCGGCGATTGGGTCAAGGCCGTGACGACCACGCCCGCCGACATCATGAAACTGCCCGAGACCGGCCGCATTGCGGCGGGCTTGCCCGCCGACCTCGTGGTGCTGCCGGCGCGCAGCTTCTCCGAGTTGCTGTCGCGCCAGCAGCACGACCGTGTAGTGATCCGCAACGGGCGCGCCATCGACACAAGCCTGCCGGACTATCGCGAACTCGACGCCGTCGTAGGAGCCTGA
- a CDS encoding FAD-binding oxidoreductase, translating into MKNEWKDPPAPVSHNADWAAFKKAIAPVETIDEPALVKQKSRDFYWYSPVLKRQLGKHFGDLVVIPKSEEEVIKVASECAKRRIPLTVRGAGTGNYGQAMPLAGGVVLDMTAMDKIVSLDKGTLKVQPGMKLIDLEAETLPQGWEMRFHPSTRRTATIGGFIAGGSGGIGSINFGVLRDRGNVKALRVVTVEETPRIVTLVGDDAQKVVHAYGTNGIVTELEIAMARAWPWTDCIASFPEFMASVRFAQSLCEADAIVKKEVAPVAWGAAKYFKPLLGHLKEGEHIVICMIADPSLDAFKDLLAEHGGSLVYSRELADESGEIPPLYEFTWNHTTLQALKVDKTITYLQTLFPPPQHVALVEKLYKEFGDEVPMHLEFVRLGGQVACFGLQLVRYTTQERLAEIIAAHEAAGAPIFDPHTYLLEDGGMRVVDEAQYEFKRASDPHGLLNKFKMRAWDERTPTEGKWAEVDL; encoded by the coding sequence ATGAAAAACGAGTGGAAAGACCCCCCCGCCCCGGTTTCGCACAACGCCGACTGGGCCGCTTTCAAAAAGGCGATCGCCCCGGTCGAGACGATCGACGAGCCCGCCCTCGTCAAACAGAAATCGCGCGATTTTTACTGGTACTCGCCGGTGCTCAAACGCCAGCTCGGCAAACACTTCGGCGATCTCGTCGTGATCCCGAAGAGCGAAGAAGAAGTGATCAAGGTCGCCAGCGAATGCGCCAAGCGCCGCATTCCCTTGACCGTGCGCGGAGCCGGAACCGGTAATTACGGCCAGGCAATGCCGCTTGCGGGCGGCGTGGTGCTCGATATGACGGCGATGGACAAGATCGTGTCGCTCGACAAGGGTACGCTCAAGGTCCAGCCCGGCATGAAGCTCATCGATCTCGAAGCCGAGACCCTGCCGCAAGGCTGGGAGATGCGCTTCCATCCTTCGACGCGCCGCACGGCCACGATCGGCGGCTTCATCGCCGGCGGCTCGGGCGGCATCGGCTCGATCAATTTCGGCGTGCTGCGCGACCGCGGCAACGTGAAAGCATTGCGCGTCGTCACGGTCGAAGAAACCCCGCGCATCGTGACCCTCGTGGGCGACGACGCGCAGAAGGTTGTGCATGCCTACGGCACCAACGGCATCGTGACCGAGCTCGAAATCGCAATGGCGCGCGCTTGGCCGTGGACCGACTGCATCGCGAGCTTCCCCGAATTCATGGCGAGCGTGCGTTTTGCGCAAAGCCTGTGCGAAGCCGATGCGATCGTGAAAAAAGAAGTCGCCCCCGTCGCCTGGGGGGCCGCCAAATATTTCAAGCCGCTCTTGGGCCATCTCAAAGAGGGCGAGCATATCGTGATCTGCATGATCGCCGATCCGAGCCTCGATGCCTTCAAGGATCTGCTGGCCGAACATGGCGGCAGCCTCGTCTATAGCCGCGAACTTGCCGACGAGAGCGGCGAAATCCCGCCGCTCTACGAATTCACGTGGAACCACACCACGCTGCAGGCGCTCAAGGTCGACAAGACCATCACCTATCTGCAGACTTTGTTTCCACCGCCGCAGCACGTAGCCCTCGTCGAGAAGCTCTACAAGGAGTTCGGCGACGAGGTGCCGATGCATCTCGAATTCGTGCGATTGGGCGGCCAAGTCGCGTGTTTCGGCCTGCAGCTCGTGCGCTACACGACGCAAGAGCGACTGGCCGAAATCATCGCGGCACACGAAGCGGCCGGCGCCCCGATCTTCGATCCGCACACCTATCTGCTCGAAGACGGCGGCATGCGCGTGGTCGACGAGGCGCAGTACGAATTCAAGCGCGCGTCCGATCCGCACGGGCTTTTGAACAAGTTCAAAATGCGCGCCTGGGACGAGCGCACGCCGACCGAAGGCAAGTGGGCCGAGGTCGATCTGTGA
- a CDS encoding creatininase family protein, whose protein sequence is MSKLPKRHWHEMTWPDFAALDAERAIAVLPVAAIEQHGPHLPVYVDACINAGVIAKAIETMPADLPVTFLPPMPVGKSNEHISYPGTLTLSAETLIRLWAEIGESVARAGIRKFVIFNSHGGQPQVSDIVCRELRVRHKMFAVAINYYALGKPPNLFPEGELKHGIHGGSGETSMMMHLRGDLVKTEECRNFEPLSVRMEKDYEILAPEGRIGFGWETQDLHPMGACGNAADADAARGKILVEHFAARFVKALQEIDRYPLSNIVSR, encoded by the coding sequence ATGTCCAAACTGCCCAAACGCCACTGGCACGAAATGACGTGGCCGGACTTCGCCGCCCTCGACGCGGAGCGCGCGATCGCGGTCCTGCCGGTGGCGGCGATCGAGCAGCACGGGCCGCATCTGCCCGTCTATGTCGACGCCTGCATCAATGCGGGCGTGATCGCCAAAGCGATCGAGACGATGCCCGCGGATCTGCCGGTCACGTTCCTGCCGCCGATGCCGGTCGGCAAATCGAACGAACATATTTCCTATCCGGGCACGCTCACGCTTTCGGCCGAAACGCTGATCCGGCTGTGGGCCGAAATCGGCGAGTCGGTTGCGCGCGCCGGGATCCGCAAATTCGTGATCTTCAACAGCCATGGCGGCCAGCCGCAGGTCTCGGACATCGTGTGCCGCGAACTGCGCGTTCGCCATAAAATGTTTGCGGTCGCGATCAACTACTACGCGCTCGGCAAGCCGCCCAATCTGTTTCCGGAGGGCGAACTCAAACACGGCATCCATGGCGGCTCGGGCGAAACCTCGATGATGATGCATCTGCGCGGCGATCTCGTGAAGACGGAAGAATGCCGCAATTTCGAGCCGTTGTCGGTGCGCATGGAAAAGGACTACGAAATCCTTGCCCCTGAAGGCCGTATCGGCTTCGGCTGGGAAACCCAGGACCTGCACCCGATGGGGGCGTGCGGCAATGCCGCCGATGCCGATGCCGCGCGCGGCAAGATCCTCGTCGAGCATTTTGCGGCCCGCTTCGTCAAAGCCTTGCAGGAAATCGACCGCTATCCGCTGTCCAACATCGTATCGCGCTGA
- a CDS encoding cytochrome c family protein: MNSYELNKIFGAVVGSVLVVTVLGFIANMLVQPRQLEKSVLDIKLPETAVAAAPAEPAVALPPIGPLLASADIEAGKAALRNCTSCHTFEKGGRNGVGPNLWDVVAKKKAHIDGFNYSQALTAAAARPGEDGQWGYEQLNGFLANPRAYLAGTRMAFAGIRRAEDRANLIAYMRTLSDSPAALP, translated from the coding sequence ATGAACTCCTACGAACTCAACAAGATTTTCGGCGCCGTCGTCGGTTCGGTGCTGGTTGTGACGGTCCTTGGGTTCATCGCCAACATGCTGGTGCAACCGCGCCAGCTCGAAAAGTCCGTGCTCGACATCAAGCTGCCGGAGACCGCCGTCGCGGCGGCACCTGCCGAACCGGCCGTCGCACTCCCGCCGATCGGCCCGCTGCTGGCTTCGGCCGATATCGAGGCGGGCAAGGCTGCCTTACGCAACTGCACCTCGTGCCATACGTTCGAGAAGGGCGGCCGCAACGGCGTGGGTCCCAATCTGTGGGATGTCGTCGCCAAGAAGAAGGCGCATATCGACGGCTTCAACTATTCGCAGGCTTTGACGGCCGCTGCCGCCCGCCCGGGCGAAGACGGCCAGTGGGGCTACGAGCAGCTCAACGGCTTCCTTGCCAACCCGCGCGCCTATCTTGCCGGCACGCGTATGGCGTTTGCAGGCATTCGTCGCGCCGAAGACCGCGCCAATCTGATCGCCTACATGCGCACGCTGTCGGACAGCCCGGCAGCGTTGCCGTAA
- a CDS encoding ABC transporter permease: protein MPLAVGILALAGWELAVRLQGIPVYILPGPILIAKTMVADWGTLSGSLWITLSISLAALSAAVVLGVSLSVLFAQSKWVEISFFPYAVILQVTPIVAIAPLIIIWVNDVKLSLLICAWIVAFFPILSNTTLGLNSADHNLLNLFQLYKATRFQTLMNLRLPSALPYFLGGLKISGGLALIGAVVAEFVAGTGGSQSGLAYRILESGYQLRIPRMFAALFMISISGIVIFMCLSLLSHLTLRRWHESALKREN, encoded by the coding sequence ATGCCGCTCGCCGTCGGGATTCTCGCCCTCGCCGGCTGGGAGCTTGCCGTGCGTCTGCAGGGCATTCCCGTCTATATCCTGCCCGGACCCATCCTGATCGCCAAAACCATGGTGGCGGATTGGGGCACGCTCTCGGGTTCGCTGTGGATCACGCTGTCGATCAGCTTGGCGGCCTTGAGTGCGGCCGTGGTCCTCGGCGTGAGCCTGTCGGTGCTGTTCGCGCAATCCAAATGGGTCGAGATTTCGTTCTTCCCCTATGCTGTGATCTTGCAGGTCACGCCCATCGTCGCGATCGCGCCCTTGATCATCATCTGGGTCAACGATGTGAAGCTTTCGCTGCTGATCTGCGCTTGGATCGTCGCGTTTTTCCCGATCCTGTCGAACACCACGCTCGGCCTCAATTCTGCCGACCACAATCTGCTCAATCTGTTCCAGCTCTACAAAGCCACGCGTTTCCAGACGCTGATGAATCTGCGCCTGCCCTCGGCGCTGCCCTACTTTTTGGGTGGCCTCAAGATTTCGGGCGGGCTTGCGTTGATCGGCGCCGTCGTCGCCGAGTTCGTGGCCGGAACCGGCGGCAGCCAATCGGGCCTTGCCTATCGCATTCTCGAATCGGGCTACCAATTGCGCATCCCGCGCATGTTCGCGGCCCTGTTCATGATTTCGATTTCTGGCATCGTGATTTTCATGTGCCTGTCGCTGCTGTCGCACTTGACGCTGCGGCGCTGGCACGAGAGCGCGCTCAAGCGGGAAAACTGA
- a CDS encoding ABC transporter substrate-binding protein, which translates to MSETKISRRHSLGLFGAAAAFGTLAAPALRAQTLDKFSYQTNWRAQAEHGGFYQAVATGIYRKYGIDAEIRMGGPQQDPNTLLVGGRVDAIMSNSFAGFNYASENLPFVVVAAVMQKDPQVLISHPGMGNDTLPALKGKPILIGAGGRTSYWPWLKSKFGFTDEQARPYTFNMAPFLADKTLSQQGFLSSEPFAIEQAGVKPVVHLMANYGFDNYQTTINTSWKMVNEKPDLMQRFVSASIEGWVSYLNGDPAPANALIKRDNPDMDDTKIAYAIKAMKDNGIVQSGDATTLGVGAMTDARWKSFYDAMVAAGAVKAGLDLSKAYTLRFVNKRVGMG; encoded by the coding sequence ATGAGCGAAACAAAAATTTCGCGCCGCCATTCGCTTGGTTTGTTTGGCGCCGCCGCAGCCTTCGGCACCTTGGCGGCCCCCGCCTTGCGCGCCCAGACGCTCGACAAATTCTCGTACCAGACCAACTGGCGCGCCCAGGCCGAACATGGCGGCTTCTACCAGGCGGTCGCGACCGGCATTTACCGCAAATACGGCATCGACGCCGAAATCCGCATGGGCGGCCCGCAGCAAGATCCCAATACGCTGCTGGTCGGCGGCCGGGTCGATGCGATCATGTCGAACTCGTTCGCGGGCTTCAACTACGCGTCCGAAAACCTGCCCTTCGTCGTCGTCGCGGCCGTGATGCAGAAAGACCCGCAGGTGCTGATCTCGCACCCGGGCATGGGCAACGACACGCTGCCGGCCCTCAAGGGCAAGCCGATCCTGATCGGTGCGGGCGGGCGCACGTCGTACTGGCCGTGGCTCAAGTCGAAATTCGGCTTCACCGACGAGCAGGCGCGCCCCTACACCTTCAACATGGCGCCGTTCCTGGCCGACAAGACGCTCTCGCAGCAGGGCTTCCTGTCGAGCGAGCCGTTCGCGATCGAACAGGCTGGCGTGAAGCCGGTCGTGCATCTGATGGCCAATTACGGCTTCGACAACTACCAGACCACGATCAACACCTCGTGGAAGATGGTCAACGAGAAGCCCGACCTCATGCAGCGCTTCGTGAGCGCTTCGATCGAGGGCTGGGTTTCGTACCTGAACGGCGATCCGGCCCCGGCCAATGCGCTCATCAAGCGCGACAACCCCGACATGGACGACACCAAGATTGCCTACGCGATCAAGGCCATGAAGGACAACGGCATCGTGCAGTCGGGCGACGCGACCACGCTGGGCGTGGGTGCGATGACCGACGCGCGCTGGAAGAGCTTCTACGACGCGATGGTCGCCGCCGGTGCCGTCAAGGCCGGGCTCGACCTCTCGAAGGCCTACACGCTGCGCTTCGTCAACAAGCGCGTCGGGATGGGCTGA
- a CDS encoding FAD-binding oxidoreductase: protein MSDLARFRDLLGDVPVRDDAASLRLKSRDFFWFSPILREELGALAADLVVMPRDEADVLAVLQAAAATDMPLTPRGGGTGNYGQAMPLAGGAIVDLSALEGIRAVTPGRVRAGAGTKIMALDFELRLQHGAELRLHPSTARTATLGGFIAGGSGGIGSIQWGMLRDRGNVLGLRVATLGPSPQIVDLEGDAVQQANHAYGTNGLILSVDVPIQNAIDWREGVVAFSSFESALRFGLALAASDGIAKKLAGVVHPALAANFGPIREACPAGQWIVLTMVADFARMAWQDLVREMGGEITLDRLAGEAPGEPPLYEYSWGHTTLHTIRKDRSVTYLQSMLPPGDTVARAVALEAATGGEMMHHYECVRFNGVVTCQGVPVFKWQDRAQLDRLVRAHEELGIRIANPHTWLLQNGGMKRIDEAQFEFRRRHDPKGLMNPGKMAGWPTGPALKTLGGGAVELETTGWI from the coding sequence GTGAGCGACCTTGCCCGTTTTCGCGACCTGCTCGGCGACGTGCCGGTGCGCGACGACGCGGCGAGCTTGCGCCTCAAAAGCCGCGACTTCTTCTGGTTTTCGCCGATCCTGCGCGAAGAACTCGGCGCCCTCGCCGCCGACCTTGTGGTGATGCCGCGCGACGAGGCCGACGTGCTTGCAGTCTTGCAAGCGGCCGCCGCAACCGACATGCCGCTCACGCCGCGCGGCGGCGGGACCGGCAATTACGGCCAAGCGATGCCGCTTGCGGGCGGGGCCATCGTCGATCTCTCGGCGCTCGAAGGTATACGCGCGGTCACACCGGGCCGCGTGCGCGCGGGTGCCGGCACCAAGATCATGGCGCTCGATTTCGAGCTGCGGCTGCAGCACGGGGCCGAATTGCGCCTGCATCCTTCGACCGCGCGCACGGCAACGCTCGGCGGCTTCATCGCCGGCGGCTCGGGCGGGATCGGCTCGATCCAATGGGGCATGCTGCGCGACCGCGGCAACGTGTTGGGTTTGCGTGTTGCCACGTTGGGGCCGAGCCCGCAAATCGTCGATCTCGAAGGCGACGCGGTGCAGCAGGCCAACCACGCCTACGGCACCAACGGGCTCATCCTGTCGGTCGACGTGCCGATCCAGAACGCGATCGACTGGCGCGAGGGCGTCGTCGCGTTTTCGAGCTTCGAAAGCGCCTTGCGCTTCGGGCTCGCCCTTGCTGCATCCGACGGCATCGCCAAAAAGCTTGCGGGCGTGGTGCATCCGGCCCTTGCCGCGAATTTCGGTCCCATTCGCGAGGCGTGCCCGGCCGGCCAGTGGATCGTGCTGACGATGGTCGCCGATTTCGCGCGCATGGCGTGGCAAGATCTCGTGCGCGAAATGGGTGGGGAGATCACGCTCGACCGGCTGGCAGGCGAAGCGCCCGGCGAGCCGCCGCTCTACGAGTATTCCTGGGGCCACACGACCTTGCACACGATCCGCAAGGACCGCAGCGTGACCTATCTGCAGAGCATGCTGCCGCCCGGCGATACGGTGGCGCGTGCCGTGGCCCTCGAAGCCGCAACAGGCGGCGAGATGATGCACCATTACGAATGCGTGCGCTTCAACGGGGTGGTCACGTGCCAGGGCGTGCCGGTCTTCAAATGGCAGGACCGCGCCCAGCTCGACCGGCTCGTGCGCGCGCACGAAGAACTCGGCATCCGCATCGCCAATCCGCATACGTGGTTGCTGCAGAACGGCGGCATGAAGCGCATCGACGAAGCGCAGTTCGAATTCCGCCGCCGCCACGATCCCAAGGGCCTGATGAATCCCGGCAAGATGGCGGGCTGGCCGACGGGCCCGGCGCTCAAAACATTGGGCGGCGGTGCGGTCGAACTCGAAACGACGGGCTGGATCTAG
- a CDS encoding FAD-binding oxidoreductase — translation MDAGGHGYDLAGFRKAVAGIALIDDPQLVRQRSRDFFWYSPILKAELNRKSADLVAVPKDQDEALRILGACAQFRIPLVARGGATGNYGQLVPLHGGIVLDTEKLDRTLFIKPGVGRFEAGANLVSIDAQARKIGWELRMHPSTKRQSALGGFVAGGAAGVGSAMLGQLRDWGSIPAVRVATCENVPRVFDFRGRDVAAATHAYGTTGVLLEVEIALALVYPWRDAIVAFDDFMDAARFGQALGEADGIVKKEIAVIAGSIAVYFKALKPHCPEGKHFAFCMVADSERAAFERLAAEHRGTVTLWKDTPDETVGNDVPLYEYCWNHTTLQVLKLDKGVTYLQTVFPIGRNLETVETMYKRYGDEVMLHLEFQRRFGRVNNSALQVVRWTTQERLYEIIRDHEAAGCIVPNPHTYILEDKGPKVIAGDAQLAFKKQSDPYGLLNPGKMTRWTQ, via the coding sequence ATGGATGCGGGCGGCCACGGCTACGACCTTGCCGGTTTCCGCAAAGCGGTCGCCGGCATTGCGTTGATCGACGATCCGCAGCTCGTGCGCCAGCGCAGCCGCGACTTCTTCTGGTACAGCCCGATCCTGAAGGCCGAGCTGAACCGCAAATCGGCCGATCTCGTGGCCGTGCCGAAGGACCAGGACGAAGCCTTGCGCATCTTGGGCGCATGCGCGCAGTTCCGCATTCCGCTCGTGGCACGCGGCGGGGCCACCGGCAATTACGGCCAGCTCGTACCGCTCCATGGCGGCATCGTGCTCGACACCGAAAAGCTCGACCGCACCTTGTTCATCAAGCCCGGTGTGGGCCGCTTCGAAGCGGGTGCGAATCTCGTTTCGATCGACGCGCAAGCGCGCAAGATCGGTTGGGAACTGCGCATGCACCCTTCGACCAAGCGCCAATCCGCACTCGGCGGGTTCGTCGCCGGCGGTGCCGCCGGCGTGGGCTCGGCGATGCTGGGCCAGTTGCGCGACTGGGGCAGCATCCCGGCCGTGCGCGTGGCCACGTGCGAGAACGTGCCGCGCGTGTTCGATTTCCGCGGCCGCGACGTCGCCGCCGCAACGCACGCCTATGGCACCACGGGCGTGCTGCTCGAAGTCGAGATCGCTTTGGCGCTCGTCTATCCGTGGCGCGACGCCATCGTCGCGTTCGACGATTTCATGGATGCCGCCCGCTTCGGCCAAGCGCTCGGCGAGGCCGACGGCATCGTCAAAAAAGAAATCGCCGTCATCGCGGGTTCGATCGCCGTCTATTTCAAGGCGCTCAAACCCCATTGCCCCGAGGGCAAACATTTTGCGTTCTGCATGGTCGCCGACAGCGAGCGGGCCGCATTCGAGAGGCTCGCGGCCGAACATCGCGGCACGGTCACGCTGTGGAAAGACACGCCCGACGAAACCGTCGGCAACGACGTGCCGCTCTACGAATATTGCTGGAACCACACGACGCTGCAGGTGCTGAAGCTCGACAAGGGGGTCACGTATCTGCAGACCGTGTTCCCGATCGGGCGCAATCTCGAAACCGTCGAGACGATGTACAAACGCTACGGCGACGAGGTGATGCTGCATCTCGAATTCCAACGCCGCTTCGGCCGCGTCAACAATTCGGCGCTGCAGGTCGTGCGCTGGACCACGCAGGAGCGCCTCTACGAGATCATCCGCGACCACGAGGCGGCGGGCTGCATCGTGCCCAATCCGCACACCTACATTCTCGAAGACAAAGGCCCGAAGGTGATCGCGGGCGACGCCCAGCTTGCGTTCAAGAAGCAATCCGATCCCTACGGGCTGCTCAATCCCGGCAAAATGACGCGTTGGACCCAATGA
- a CDS encoding prephenate dehydratase, with protein MVAMPKPKTPPRIAFQGVPGAYSHLACKAARPDFEPLPCPSFEEAFEAVRSGRAELGMIPIENSLAGRVAEIHHLIPSAGLHIVGEHFQRVNHHLLAPRGATLATLRTVQSHIQALDQCRETTKRLGLKRVVGADTAGSAAEIAQANDPTRAAIASSLAGEIYGLKSLKKDLEDVAHNTTRFVVLSKKAQEADPKKGPAVTTFVFRVKNRPAALYKAMGGFATNGVNMTKLESYMLGGVFTATQFYADVEGHPSETNFAHALEELGFFSDFVKIIGVYPAHPYRFKGR; from the coding sequence ATGGTTGCCATGCCGAAACCCAAAACCCCGCCCCGCATCGCATTCCAGGGCGTTCCGGGCGCTTATTCGCATCTGGCCTGCAAAGCGGCTCGTCCGGATTTCGAGCCGCTGCCGTGCCCGAGCTTTGAAGAAGCGTTCGAGGCCGTGCGCAGCGGCCGGGCGGAACTCGGCATGATCCCGATCGAAAACTCGCTCGCGGGCCGCGTGGCCGAAATCCACCATCTGATCCCGAGTGCAGGCCTGCATATCGTGGGCGAACATTTCCAGCGGGTGAACCACCATCTGCTGGCCCCGCGCGGCGCCACGCTTGCGACGCTGCGCACGGTGCAGAGCCATATCCAAGCGCTCGACCAGTGCCGCGAGACGACCAAGAGGCTGGGCTTGAAGCGCGTGGTGGGTGCCGACACGGCCGGTTCGGCCGCCGAAATCGCGCAGGCGAACGACCCCACGCGGGCGGCCATCGCCTCGTCGCTGGCGGGCGAAATCTACGGGCTCAAATCGCTGAAAAAAGATCTCGAGGACGTCGCGCACAACACCACGCGCTTCGTGGTGCTGTCCAAAAAGGCACAAGAGGCCGATCCCAAAAAGGGCCCGGCCGTGACCACCTTCGTATTCCGCGTCAAGAACCGCCCGGCAGCACTCTACAAGGCGATGGGCGGGTTTGCGACCAACGGCGTCAACATGACCAAGCTCGAAAGCTACATGCTGGGCGGCGTGTTCACGGCCACGCAGTTCTATGCCGACGTCGAAGGCCACCCAAGCGAAACCAATTTTGCGCACGCACTCGAAGAGCTCGGCTTCTTCTCGGATTTCGTGAAGATCATCGGCGTCTATCCCGCCCACCCGTATCGTTTCAAGGGCCGCTAG